Sequence from the Tripterygium wilfordii isolate XIE 37 chromosome 10, ASM1340144v1, whole genome shotgun sequence genome:
CCTGCCTTAAAGAAGCATCATAAAATATACTTACATTCATACACAGGAAAAGAAAggtaaaaaatatacaaaaggaCTGAGAAACTCAACAACACAACAGAAAACATATTGAATAAAAGCAACCACAAAGAGTACAGGTGAAACCAACAAAAAGAAGGATATGGAcacaaaacctaaaaacaaAGATTTGGAAAATAATAATGTTGACAAGCATGATATCATATTCATCCAAGATTAAGGTAGCATATTATGGGTTCAAAGCATCCTCAAATCATGTAATGTAGGAAAGCATTAATTCCTTTGGAAAAAAACACCCAGGAGAATCACACAACGAAAACATGTTTAACATGGAACATAAATTATTTCTGCATAAATTATTGAACATTCTAGCATCTGTTCAAAGAAAAGTCAAGAAATAACTTATCTGATGGGAAAAGTAGCCTTTTCCcatcaaataaaaataactGGCTACTATAAATTATCTAATAATTTATGGAAAGAAGTTAGCATAAAAGTATGATAGGTAATTAGGTATCTCTACATCCTAAAGTTAAGAATTCAGTATTCGCATACTTGCACTGCATGCTATAAATATCTTGTACCCACATCAGTCACTAGAAGGTATTTCGACACAACAGAAATATAAATGTTTTCCAATAAAAATAGTCATAATGCAGCATCAATAAAACAGTCGGTACCCAAGAGGGCAAAACCATGAGCACATTCTTCATTGCACTAAACATTCAACACAAGCATGCACATGGGTGTGTGCACACACAACTTTCAAAAACTAACCTCGTTTGGCATTTTCCTGAGGAAGGATATCAATTCTGCTGGATGgtcatctccatctccaccagCTCTAACTTTTCCCGTGGTAGCATCTAAAACCCAGACCTatggcaaaaaaagaaaaggaaagaaaatcatAAAGGAGCAAAATGACAATGTCAACAGAGATGTTGAGAAGAATATTTCTTTACTTTTGGTTCAGGGGTATAAAACATGATTTCTAAGTATGTTTGGAAGGCTTACAAACCCTGCTATTCTATTTAACATAAAGTTGATAGCTACGAGCATGCCAGAAAATTCAAATTACTTTCTAAGAGTAATAACACTAATAATTAACAACTGTGTACCTGACAATAATCCTCATTAGACAGATGCATTAAATTgatgaatattaaaaaaaacaaaataaaacattgTAACTGGCATCAGCGGACTAGTGAATTGTAAAAACcaacaaaatcaaaccaaagaCTTACCTTGACAGGCCGTGCAAGGGGCTTGGCAGCTTGTTCCACCATGCTCAAGACAACTGCATAAAGTTAGGGAGTATATTAAATATCTTGTTTCGCCTGAAATATGAGTAGATTAAGTATTACATATCATCGCCTGCAAGTCTAGCATGAAGGAGAAttgaatattaaaataattgaattaCCTTTACCGCCAAAGCTATGACCAACAAGAACACGAGGTGTTATTCTAAGTTGTGCAACCTGGTCCAGTGACAAAGACAAAGAATGGCATTACAACGGCTAAAGAAGAAGATAGGAGGGAAAACAGAGAACAAAGTACTATGCTAAATATTCAATGAAGCTGTCCCAGAAAACCCCAGACGCACACCTCCACTTCTTCCACCCGTTTCTAGTCATATTAGACGCATCTTCACTAATGACTCCATAATCTTCAAAATCGAGCCGAGATATTTTAAAATCTTACATTTGTTGCTTCTTTCCCATCTAATGTAGCCTATGTTTATCCAGATTAAAAAACACTTTAACAGACATGATATGAAAAACTTTATCAGCATCATTGATATGCAAACAACCATGTTTATGACCAAAGTTCACTTACAAGTGGTTGAACCATGTGGAATAGAAAgaatataaaaattaagaaacaaatggAAGACtgagtttttttatttgttttcaataAATTGAGCTGAGAAATAGTCTAATAACTGCTTGAGAGAAGCATCCAGCAAATTTTTACAGCCCATCACTATCTTAAATGAATGGAATTAGGCCTACCAAAATATACAACAAAGATAACAATTGGTAAAGTTCAGTCAGATAAATGCACCAGGGCATGTAAATGTTTCATTTCTCGTGCCATCAGTGGTCATACTTGGCTAGACAGAATCAGCGATCATGTAAATAGCACAAAATTGAATCAATACATATAGCACATTTGGAATATGACAACTACAGTTATTTGATTCCAGTTGAAATGGGATCACATAGGCATACCACCCCTCCCATCCTATAGCCAGTCGATGGAGGGAATCGTAGATTCAAAAGGTAAAAATTTAGTGTGGATAGATGGCTGGATTTCAGCAACTCCAGCAGTAATGTGAAATTGTGAATACAGTAACCAGGCTAGACcatgtgttatattttatatttttattgtatCGAAGCAGAAAACCGCACCAGCTTTAAAACATCAAGAGCAGTTGAGGCAACGGTATGAGGACCCCTCTTTGAGATTGATGCTGAATCACCATGGCATCGCAAATCTACTAAGAGGAACTGCACATGAACATAAATATTGAGAATACGAAGGATTCTTATCGATAACCCAGATCAAAACGTATAATGCAGTTAAGTACATCTAATCCCCAGCACTATAAGAAATTCAAAATACTCTAAGGACAAaaattgaagtaaaaaaaacaaGTTTTAATGGAAAAAATCGTGGATAATCGATATATGGCCAACTAAGCATTGCAACTATAGACAGACATACTTCCCCATCATAAGAATGAATACATGCATAAAAATctcatttgaaaatttgaggATGAGAGGGAGAAAATTAATATAAACACAAATGGAAACAATTCCTTGAAAAAATGTACTAAACAATTCAAAACATCATCAAACAATACCTGCCATGCAGGAAATTCCAGTGCCAATTTCCGAGAAAAAGTTCCTGCAATTATTTTTAACTAGTGAGATCCcaagttatttatttattaaggtGCCAAAAGGGTGCAACCAAGGGAGTTGAAACCTCAAGCACAACAGAGCAATGTGCTACCAGACCACAAGTAATGCACTAGACATACCCCAATTTTTTCTGCTACCTAGGATGCCATGCAGGAGCACTGCTGTTGGTGGATCCGGTATTGACTTGTCTATCGTAGAACCCCATTTAACCTGCACATCATATTTCTTATCATAAATGACAAATTCCCAAGAATCCCAACATAAGTAGCATCATCCACTTTGTAATTAGTACATCTTGTCCAACAGCCTCAAAGCCAACCATATTATGTCAGAAAGCATTATTTCAAATTCTTTTCCCAAAGGTCTATCCTAAAATGTGATTTCCTAGTTAGACAGAATGAAACAAATACCATATATGCGACAAGGAAAGTAAGAAATACATGAAAACTTACGAGTTCCCCTTGCACAAGATCAAATGCCTGCAAGGACACGTGGAGAAATCAGAAGCTCCATATTTGAAAACAAAGCTATATTTATAGCATAGTTTGTTTGATCAATATCTGCCCTGATGATTTATTACGAAGAGTTGAGCTACGACCTTACTTGAACAGGATCATGAAGAGTTAAGCGATAAGAGGTACGTAGTATGCTGAATATGAAGAAAGAATCACTAACAGATTATCAAAATTTACCATTCCCTCTCCCGATATCACTTCTAATCaaagtatacatatacatatacaggtAACTTCATTACCAAGATACCAGGAGGCGCATCCACATCCCTGACACGCCCAAGCCTTTCTTCAACTAAAGCCATACGTACATTTTTATCTTGAGCTGTCCTCCTCGATCCAGAAAGCGCCAACCGAGAGATCGGAAATGAATCACTCTACAATGAGGAAAACAAGAATTAAACGCCATCTTCATAGTTCATCCATAAAATTTTGAGAATTAGCAAAAGAAATAGGAATCAACTTTCACAAACATTGAAAACAGATAGACGAAAACAAAATCGTTTTAAATCAAAAGAGACTTCATTTCACCTGGCGAGGCCTCCAATTGAACCTGCAGGAAACTGATCCGAACTTGAGCCTCTTCTCCGAAGTGTTAACAACCGTAGCACCTTCACCGCAAATCAACGCTGTAAAATTCGAAAACGCCGACATTATCTCTCAACTTCCTCCTCTAAAACACCATGAACGAACAAGCTTCCAACAAGTCGACGCGTTGCATAAACCAATGCAGAACCGAAGAAGCAGAAAGTTGAAGAAAATTAGGTCACGCTTTTGTCTTCAAAGAGAGATTATAAACGGAGAAAGAGTTGGAGGCGGAGACACCGAGGCGAAGCTTGCGATCGGTGTCTCCCTTGGCCCCCTTCTTTTGGTGTGTCcctctttgtttcttctttgcATTTCTTTCGTGGCTGAAGTGGAAACCGTCTGTGGCTGCGAAATGTCTTAAGTGGACCCCCGCAGAAAATTATGGGCCACAACTGTTGTATTTGGGCCTCCACTCAaaatccaaagtccaaactaaCAAGTAGCAACTGGACAATTGTCTTGGGCTTAGGCAGTTAGGCCTATCACGCCGACCCTTAGTAACTTCAAGTCCTCAAATCCATTACTCGATTGAGCTCATGAGTGGCGCCGTCTCTGTCACCTTTTGGCTTCATAAACCTCTTGGCTTCTTCCCTGCAAAACCCTCAACATGGTCACCAGCGGCTGCGGAGTGACTCAATGATTCAATTCACTTTCTGGAATCGTGATCTCACAGCTAGAGAAATGCTTCTAGTAATTAATGGAGCCTGCAGATTTTCGTTTAGGTGAGTACATCTTGAGTTCGTAATCGGTAATCCTATGTTTGGTTGTTGACAAAAGACAGGAAAATGGTGCATGCCTTCTTCTGTACCTTGTTTTATACTAAGGGGTCTGTCAATATCCcaaattcaaaaattcataCCTAAAAGTTGGAAACAGAGTGTCAAACAGGTGGAACCTGATGAATCTATGGTAGAGAACCTTCTGAAATCCCTTAAAGATTTTGCAAGCCAGGGAAATTTATTGAAAGCTTTCAGTGTCTTCTCTTTAATTCAATGCCATGCCTCTTCTACTGCTTCGCATCACCTTCTCTTACACCCAATATCTTATGTTATTGAATCTTGTACTAGTTTCCGACTTTTTGCCCAAGGCAAACAGCTTCATGGCCTCATTGTTTCTTCGGGTTTTGAACAAAACCCGGTTATTGTTCCAAAGCTTGTTGCTTTTTATGCAGCCTTCAATCACCTAGTTGATGCACACACTATTACTGAAAATTCAAACATTTTGCACCCTTTGCCTTGGAACCTGCTCATCTCTTCCTACGTTAGATATGGATGTTTTGGGGTGGCACTTTCTGCCTACAAGCAGATGGTTAGTAAGGGGATCAGACCGGATAATTTCACTTTCCCGTCTGTTCTCAAGGCCTGTGCTGAAGAAAATGACCTTACTTTTGGAAAGGAGGTTCATGAGTCCATAGATGCTAGCTGCAATGGGTGGGACTTGTTTGTGCACAATGCATTGATATCAATGTATGGGAAATCAGGCGAAGTGGTTGTTGCTCGTCAATTGTTTGACAAAATGCTGGAAAGGGATGCTGTGTCTTGGAATACTATCATAAGTGTTTATGCCTCCAGAGGCATGTGGGAGGAAGCATTTCAAATGTTTGAGAGAATGCGGTCAGAGAGTGTTCACTTGAATATCATAACTTGGAATACAATAGCAGGAGGGTGCATGCGAACCGGAAATTTTAAGGGAGCACTTCTGTTGCTTTCTCAGATGAGAGCTTGTGGAATTCAGTTAGATCCAGTGGCAATGGTTAATGGTTTGGGTGCATGTTCACACATTGGGTCCATCAGACAAGGGAAAGAGATTCATGGTTTCGCCATTCGAAATTTTGTTGACGGATTTGATAATGTTAGAAATGCCCTGATCACCATGTACTCCAGGTGCAATGACCTTAGGCATGCCTATCTTATGTTTCAACTTATAGAAGCTAAGAGTATCATTACTTGGAATTCCTTGCTTTCTGGTTATGCCCACTTGGACAGATCTGAGGAAGCCTCTTTCCTGTTTAGAGAAATGTTGCTTTCTGGATTCAATCCAAATTATGTGACAATTGCCAGCATTCTTCCCCTCAGTGCTCGGGTGGCAAATTTACAGCATGGTAGAGAATTCCATTGTTATATCACAAGGCGTATAGAATTTGAGGACAAATTATTATTATGGAATGCTCTTGTGGACATGTACGCAAGATCAGGTAAAGTTCTAGAAGCCAAAAGGGTGTTTGATTCAATGAGCATAAGGGATGAAGTTACTTATACTTCCTTGATTGCTGGATATGGGATGCAAGGGGAAGGAGGAGCTGCTTtgaaaatatttgataaaatgaAAAGGTTTCAGATCAAACCAGATCATATAACTATG
This genomic interval carries:
- the LOC120008118 gene encoding abhydrolase domain-containing protein C22H12.03 isoform X2 produces the protein MSAFSNFTALICGEGATVVNTSEKRLKFGSVSCRFNWRPRQSDSFPISRLALSGSRRTAQDKNAFDLVQGELVKWGSTIDKSIPDPPTAVLLHGILGSRKNWGTFSRKLALEFPAWQFLLVDLRCHGDSASISKRGPHTVASTALDVLKLVAQLRITPRVLVGHSFGGKVVLSMVEQAAKPLARPVKVWVLDATTGKVRAGGDGDDHPAELISFLRKMPNEVSSKRDIVNALIQEGFSTDVAQWVVTNLRPNGTPGSLSSRFSWVFDLEGISEMYHSYEETNLWRFVENLPRGVHVNFLKAERSLHRWALEDLQRIHAAEELAADEAGGVEMHVLKDAGHWVHADNPDGLFKILSSSFQGLKA
- the LOC120008118 gene encoding abhydrolase domain-containing protein C22H12.03 isoform X1; this translates as MSAFSNFTALICGEGATVVNTSEKRLKFGSVSCRFNWRPRQSDSFPISRLALSGSRRTAQDKNVRMALVEERLGRVRDVDAPPGILAFDLVQGELVKWGSTIDKSIPDPPTAVLLHGILGSRKNWGTFSRKLALEFPAWQFLLVDLRCHGDSASISKRGPHTVASTALDVLKLVAQLRITPRVLVGHSFGGKVVLSMVEQAAKPLARPVKVWVLDATTGKVRAGGDGDDHPAELISFLRKMPNEVSSKRDIVNALIQEGFSTDVAQWVVTNLRPNGTPGSLSSRFSWVFDLEGISEMYHSYEETNLWRFVENLPRGVHVNFLKAERSLHRWALEDLQRIHAAEELAADEAGGVEMHVLKDAGHWVHADNPDGLFKILSSSFQGLKA
- the LOC120006897 gene encoding pentatricopeptide repeat-containing protein At1g71490: MPSSVPCFILRGLSISQIQKFIPKSWKQSVKQVEPDESMVENLLKSLKDFASQGNLLKAFSVFSLIQCHASSTASHHLLLHPISYVIESCTSFRLFAQGKQLHGLIVSSGFEQNPVIVPKLVAFYAAFNHLVDAHTITENSNILHPLPWNLLISSYVRYGCFGVALSAYKQMVSKGIRPDNFTFPSVLKACAEENDLTFGKEVHESIDASCNGWDLFVHNALISMYGKSGEVVVARQLFDKMLERDAVSWNTIISVYASRGMWEEAFQMFERMRSESVHLNIITWNTIAGGCMRTGNFKGALLLLSQMRACGIQLDPVAMVNGLGACSHIGSIRQGKEIHGFAIRNFVDGFDNVRNALITMYSRCNDLRHAYLMFQLIEAKSIITWNSLLSGYAHLDRSEEASFLFREMLLSGFNPNYVTIASILPLSARVANLQHGREFHCYITRRIEFEDKLLLWNALVDMYARSGKVLEAKRVFDSMSIRDEVTYTSLIAGYGMQGEGGAALKIFDKMKRFQIKPDHITMVTVLSACSHSGLVAEGQMLFENMIRDYGILPRLEHFACMVDLFGRAGLLHKAKDILVRIPYKPTSAMWATLLGACRIHGNTVIGEWAAEKLLEMRPENSGYYVLIANMYAAAGCWNKLAKVRTSMRDVGVKKVPGCSWIDVGNGFSSFVVGDTLNPQAHELYPILDGLTELTKDAGYVARNDFESDDEGFEAIAVLQQKK